One Eublepharis macularius isolate TG4126 chromosome 6, MPM_Emac_v1.0, whole genome shotgun sequence DNA segment encodes these proteins:
- the LOC129332417 gene encoding cytochrome P450 26A1 — translation MGFPALAASAACTFVLPLLLFLAAVKLWELYCVRGRDGSCALPLPPGTMGLPFFGETLQLVLQRRKFLQMKRQKYGFIYKTHLFGRPTVRVMGVENVRHILLGEHRLVAVQWPASVRTILGSGCLSNLHDGQHKQRKKVIMRAFSREALEHYIPVIQEEVSACLKQWLASTREGDSCLLVYLEVKRLMFRIAMRILLGFRPSQTGPDSEQHLVEAFEEMIRNLFSLPIDVPFSGLYKGLRARNIIHAKIEENIRAKLAGKEPTDGYKDALQLLMEHTQGKGEQLSMQELKESATELLFGGHETTASAATSLITFLGLHPHVLQKVREELQAKGLLGNVSQDKHLEIEVLEQLKYTGCVIKETLRLSPPVPGGFRVALKTFELNGYQIPKGWNVIYSICDTHDVAELFTNKDEFNPDRFMSPFPEDVSRFSFIPFGGGLRSCVGKEFAKILLKIFTVELARNCNWQLLNGPPTMKTGPIVYPVDNLPTKFTRFNGQV, via the exons ATGGGCTTCCCGGCTCTGGCGGCCAGCGCCGCCTGCACCTTCGTGCTGCCCCTGCTCCTTTTCCTGGCCGCCGTGAAGCTCTGGGAGCTGTACTGCGTGCGCGGCCGGGACGGCAGCTgcgccctgcccctgccccccggCACCATGGGCCTGCCCTTCTTCGGCGAGACGCTGCAGCTGGTCCTGCAG CGGCGGAAGTTCCTGCAGATGAAGCGCCAGAAGTACGGCTTCATCTACAAGACGCACCTCTTCGGGCGGCCGACGGTGCGCGTCATGGGGGTGGAGAACGTGCGGCACATCCTGCTGGGCGAGCACCGGCTGGTGGCCGTGCAGTGGCCGGCCTCGGTGCGCACCATCCTGGGCTCCGGCTGCCTCTCGAACCTTCACGACGGGCAGCACAAGCAGCGCAAGAAG GTCATCATGCGGGCTTTCTCCCGAGAAGCCCTGGAGCACTACATCCCGGTCATCCAGGAGGAGGTGAGCGCCTGCCTCAAGCAGTGGCTGGCCAGCACCCGCGAGGGCGACTCTTGCCTGCTGGTGTACCTGGAGGTGAAGCGCCTCATGTTCCGCATTGCCATGCGCATCCTTCTAGGGTTCCGGCCCAGCCAGACCGGGCCGGACAGCGAGCAGCACCTGGTGGAGGCCTTCGAGGAGATGATCCGCAATCTCTTCTCTCTGCCCATCGACGTGCCTTTCAGCGGCCTCTACAAG GGCTTGAGAGCGCGGAACATCATCCATGCCAAGATCGAGGAGAATATCAGGGCCAAGCTGGCCGGGAAGGAGCCCACCGACGGCTACAAGgatgctctgcagctgctgatggAACACACGCAGGGCAAGGGGGAGCAACTGAGCATGCAG GAGCTCAAAGAATCTGCAACTGAGCTGCTCTTTGGAGGGCATGAAACCACTGCCAGTGCGGCTACCTCCTTGATTACCTTCTTAGGGCTTCACCCTCACGTTCTGCAGAAAGTGAGAGAGGAATTGCAAGCAAAG GGACTGCTGGGCAATGTAAGCCAAGATAAGCATTTGGAAATTGAAGTCTTGGAACAGCTGAAATACACAGGTTGTGTCATCAAAGAGACTCTCCGGCTGAGCCCACCAGTTCCAGGAGGATTCCGAGTGGCACTGAAGACTTTTGAGCTAAAC GGATACCAGATTCCTAAAGGCTGGAATGTTATCTACAGTATCTGTGATACTCATGATGTTGCAGAACTCTTCACCAACAAAGATGAATTCAATCCTGACAGATTTATGTCCCCTTTCCCGGAAGACGTCTCTCGATTCAGTTTCATCCCTTTTGGAGGAGGCTTGAGGAGCTGTGTGGGCAAAGAGTTTGCAAAAATCCTCCTCAAGATCTTTACTGTAGAGTTGGCCCGGAACTGTAACTGGCAACTTTTGAATGGACCCCCCACAATGAAGACTGGCCCTATTGTGTACCCAGTGGACAATCTGCCCACAAAATTCACACGGTTCAATGGTCAAGTCTAA